The following DNA comes from Capsicum annuum cultivar UCD-10X-F1 chromosome 7, UCD10Xv1.1, whole genome shotgun sequence.
CTAGTATGTGAAGAGGCACAAACAAGCAATTGTCCGTTAACCACCAGAGTTAGCATAGTGGTTCAGCACTATGTCCTTTAAGCAAAAGGTCGGGGGTTCGATCCCCACCTTTGACGAATGGAGCAAATTCTGTGGCCAGTTTTCTACCGCAAAATACGCTAACCGAGGAACGAAGAATTAGTCTCACGACATTTCCCCGAATGTAGGAACACCTTGGGTAacctaaaaacaaaaaattgtCCATTCGAGGTTTGGTGCTTGGTGCTATAACTCCATTTAATATCTTTCCAGTGGGTACTCTGCCAACTGTAGCACAAAAAAAGCACCACCGAAAAGATACTATAAACACTAATAAAAAATGTAACACTATGGAcatcataaataaattaaaatagcaaAATATAGAAACCGTTCTTCCAAAATGAGCttctattatattattttcctCATAGTTTATCTTAATCACATACttctaatagtaagattttcgtaagtatttgataaaataaaaataaaacgcTAACTTTTGAGGAATTTTGGGAGAGAGCAAAATCACACCCAAAGGTGTGACCTAATAGTTCAATAAAATTGAATTGAGTATCATGATGTCTTTGATTCAATTCCCAACAGAGACGAACATtaagtgatttcttctcatctattttaattttggtgGACAGAGTTGTCTGCTACCTATTATTGATGAGAGGTGGCAGATATCCTATAAAATTAGTCGAGATGCGCGTAAGCTAACCCGAACACCATTGTTATCAAAAAAGCAAAACCACCAAGAGGTGTTATGATTATGCAACAATTTATGAAATTGCATTTATAAAGGGATatatcattaaattgtaacaaatTTTCTCACCAATTCGAGGCATCACATTGAACATGATCTAAATCATTTTAAAGCAACTTAACTCCACGTTCTATAAagtgtaaataaaaaatttaaaatacactaATCATAATATCATAGAACAAAAAAATTCATTACATTACTTCAAATCATAAAGACTTCAAATGCACCTTAACGTTGTTATACTTATATCCCAATAAGTCAAATATACTGTTTTATTAATCAGGCAACCTAATACACCCGTGAGCAAATTCGGAAGTATATTCACTTGTCTTAGGTGCgtgataagaaagaaaaaaatcttaaaataacaaAGTTACATACGTGACGTGACAATATTTTATTGGCCATTATTAGTATTCTTAAGGATGATTACAAGTTGCATTTTCTGCCCATATTGCTGGATAGTATATTCTTAAAGCATTACTTCTTTTGTCATTTTGTCAATTCTTTTCTAAATTTTGGCTTTATATATTTGCAAGTATATTGCATTAGAAATCCATTTACATTTATCTAATCCTTTCTCCCGAAAAATTCAAACATCCAACCATGGAGAATGGTACATCTACAACAACAAGAAAATGGAATTTCAAAGAGAACGAAAAGCTGGTGAGTGTATCGGAACATACAGTAAGAAGTGTTCTTAATAAGTTGAGCTCTTGCATTGACCCTGATGATACTCGACCTGTTATCCCTCTTGGACATGGTGATCCTTCTGCTTTCTCCTGTTTTCGGACTACTCCGATTGCTGAAGATGCAATTTCTGATGCTGTTCGCTCTGCTAAATTTAATGGTTATTCATCCACTGTAGGCATCCTTCCTGCTAGAAGGTACTCCATCCGTCACAATTTATGTCACATTTCGAGATTCAAATAAGTATATGTTTTTAGCTGTAAatttttcatatatcttttaaatatgttTGAATTGTCAGCTTTTGTGATCTAGAGTATTCTTGTGTAACTTCTTAAATTGTTTGACTTTTTAAATCTGAACTGTATCACATGACGGAGTACTCTCTCCGTGATGATTAGTATTTAATAGCATGGAAAAAATGGATAGGAAAAAGTAAATTATCCATTGACTCTTTTAAATCGGACAGGTATATCAGGCGCGGAGCTACCCTTTGCCgagggttcatccgaacccatcttcgacgaaaaattatgctatatatgcatggttaaaattatttttttatgcagGCATAtcagatgttgaacccccttcggttagttcgtatgttTACTTGTGCCCCTTACGGCctatttggatggtggtttcccatggtatggtatggttaccatgaaaatcatgtttgtttccatgattttttaaaaatggtgGTATGGTATGTTACTATTCCATGGTTTGATAACCATCGAATGAAGCAATTTATAGAACCACCAAATTGGTGGTGTGCcatgattttcatttttctttttcaactatacccttatataattttctttaatcctattttatccttatcaacaaaatacatgctaagactACGCATTTGTTAACAAGATCGAAGATTGCAAGACTTCCTATTagcaatataaaaattcaaagagtgagaaaaataatCACAGTtatttagtagtagtagtagtttttaatgccaataaaaactcaattcgatcaaaaaaaatttgaaaattgaaatggagggaaaCAGAGTGAATGCACAAAAAGTATATACATGGGAAGTGATTTTTGAACTCTAAGATACATACATGTATACCAATTGTTTTATTGATTGAGAAGTACTTCCCGATTGCATTAGTTTGCGTTCGTCAAATCTTTGTTTAGCAAATACCCTTGTGAATTTGGCGTCTTAAAAGGATCATCGGATAGCTATGAGAAGCATCAAGAAAGAAAGGACAACTGGTTACGCTAGCACTGATATGGATAAAAGAGTTGATATCTCAAATGTATTACAATTAGaggtattttagtaaatttacctgTTATCATACCTTACCATaccatcaaatcaaacaaaaaatctATTATTAAACCGCAGTGAACGATACAGTCCATTCAAACATGGTACTGTACCATACCATACTATACCGTACCATACTACAccataccatacattatgaaaccatggcaaaccaccatcTAAACAGGTTGTTAGTGAatatcctggctccgccactgagtatattattggatatttatttttaatacactaGACAAGTATTGTTGGACGGAGGGACTAACATTTGGTGCCATTGTAAATTTAATCTTGTTGTAATGTGCTTGGATCTGGGACCATGGAGTTGTTAGCATTTAATTTTTGACGTCACTTGGTTAAGGGGTGTCTGTCATTGATTGCATATTAGTGATTCTCATTTGGAAGTGTTTGGTTAAATGTGTACCGCAGTGTATTCTTCTAGCTATCTATTTAATTGTGACATATCTTGCATGCATGTAATTGTCCTTGCTTTTTTCTGTCATATGTATCACAAGGGAGTTTTTGatgtaactagtaaagttgcttTAATGTGGCAAGGAGGTCACATCTTTGAGCTGTGAAAATAGCCTCTTGTAGAAATGCAGAGTAAGTTTGTGTATAATAGATCGTTGCAGTATAGCCCTTCCCTGAACCGCGCATAGTGGGAGCTTCTGCCCTTTATGTATCACATTTATGTGTGGAATCAACCTATTTTGCAAGAGTCTTCATATTATGGATCCTTGTGGTCTGATTTTTTCCTGAACCCCGTGCATAGCGGGAGTTTGGTGCCCTGGACTGTCTTTTATGTATTACATTAAGTGTACTCATACAAATGCGGATTCAAAATTTTGAGTTTATAGATTTTGGATTCTAGAAACGACCGTCTATTAGATTCTAGGTAAATTATTAATACATATTGGATTTCTTAACTTAAATATAGAGTTTGGTTCAAAGCTACTTATTCTGCTGAACCTGCAACCAATGCTCTAGCTCTGCCCCTTAATCTAGTCTAATGTTAATGCTGTTTAAATAATTGAGGGTAGCTTCCTTTATACTTTGTAGTACTTGGTAGGGGCTTTATTGGTTCATACTGTTCGGTTGATGTGTATATTCTATCTGTTGTCGAATATAAGTAGTGCGTTGTCTTTGTTTTCCTTAATTGGTTTTTGTTTAGTGCATCAGCTTATTTTGAAATATCTTTCCACTTTTGTTTATCATATAGTTCTTGGACTCTGTATCAGTTGGGAACGTTACTCTTAACCTATGTTGCCTGGACaatcggactcttcaaaaatgtcaatgggtgcaTGTTAGGTTCTTCAAAAGTATTGTTTTTTTTAGAATCTGACATGGGTGTAACCTTGAAATTGAAGAGTCCGTGCAACTTAACTCTTAACAACATTGCATTGTGTCTACATTTATGGCATACAAGAATTGAAGCAATTCTAGAGCTATTTCAAAAGGAAATATCAAATATggtttcttgattcttgaaggcaTCATTCATGGTCTTCAAATTCacaatattgatgatttttttctttgaaaagtgCTGTAGCGGAATACCTTTCTCAAGATCTCCCATATAAGTTGTCCCCTGATGATATTTACTTGACAAGTGGATGTGGTCAAGCAATTGAAGTACTTCTGAATGCTCTTGCACGTCCAAACGCAAATATTCTACTTCCAACTCCCGGATTCCCTTACTATGAAGTGTGGGCTGGATTTACTCAGATCGAAATGCGTCACTTTAACCTTCTCCCAGAGAAGGAGTGGGAGGTGGACCTTAATGAGGTCGAGTCTTTGGCCGATGAAAATACCGTGGCTATGGTCATTATTAATCCTGGGAATCCTTGTGGCAATGTCTACACAGAACAACACTTGAAGAAGGTATGTACTCCTCCACTTCTTTGTTGTAATATATTGATATCCTAAGTCATTATGAATATAAAGAGGTGCTTTAATTTCTATCAGGTGGCAGAGATGGCAAGAAAGCTTGGAATTTTAGTTATTTCTGATGAAGTTTAtgctcatctcacttttggaagtaaACCCTTTGTGCCTATGGGAATCTTTGGATCGGTTGCCCCTGTTGTTACACTCGGATCCATATCAAAGAGATGGATTGTCCCTGGTTGGCGGCTTGGTTGGCTTGTTACAAATGATCCAAACGGCATACTAAAAGAACATGGGGTACTTTCTTACTTAAGATGGTCTTTCTACTGctctcatatatttatttttgtggaaaaaattaattttagttttCACTTATAAAGCCAAATTTAGGTGTTGAAGAGCACTTCAGCCCCGTGAAATGCTGTTTATCCGCTAAGATCTTTTCTGTGGTAATTTTTACAAGTGGTGTGTCTTTTGCAATAGTTTTCTGTATCAAAAGAAAACCAATCAGACTGACATTAAACAACCAATTGAACTGACACTTGACTGTGTAATGCTAAGTTTAAACAGAATGACACTGAATTTGCATAAGAACGAGAAACACATAGATCAATTGACTGACACTTGATTCTCTAATGCTAAAGTTTGAACAGAATGACACTGAATTTGCGTAAGAACGAGAAACACATAGATCAATTATAGAACTTGAGTGGCACTTGATTCTCTAATGCTAAAGTTTGAACAGAATGACATAGAATTTGCATAAGAATGAGAAATACAAATCAATCATAGAACTTGATGCAAGTTACTTCACTGGTGAATGTTGCAAGGCCTATATTTGATTTGCGTTTaccttgagctgagggtctattggaaacaacctcccTACGTTCAGGTCCTTCACAAGGTAGGGTTAAGGCTGCGTACACACTACCCTCCCCACTCAcgggattacattgggtatgttgttgttgtgtttgctaaTGGACTGTGATTGAGCGACAGACATTTGTCATGGGTCGGGAGTTGGTGTAACGGGATGCAGTTTCTTGGAGGATTAACAGGAAAGCAATATGGGAAAACTTAAAGAGATTCTGATGAGTTTCcttatagcatcaaaatccatGGAGCTTTTGAttacaaaaaaagaagagaaaatggtGTAATCTGTGGAAGGTTTTTGATGCAGTAAAAGCAGATTAGGGTGAATTAAACAAATGTAGTTTCAAAATAGAATGTCATAGGGAGCTTTGATACATCTGTCATGTAAAATCTGTGATTGAGACTGACTGGCGCTCTTTAAAAGGAGGATAAGATTATTTTCTAACGAAAATGTCTGAATGTTGTAATCttggttttcttattttcagGTCATAGATTCCATCCTCGGGTATCTCAATATAACTTGTGACCCTGCAACCTTTATTCAGGTTTGCTCTTGATAGTACTTTCTTCTGCTTGCGTTGTTTAAGAAATTTAATACCTGTTATTCCTTTTAGCCACACATTTGGTAGTATGTCTCCCTGAAATATGAAATGGAGTTGCCAAAGAATTGAATTTTGTTTGGTCGAACAGCTCTTTGCATTATGTAAACATATTCCTGGTTCTTATTTGTAAGCTAACGGAATAGTGATTTAAGAATTTACTATAGGTGTAATTGTCTACATCACTTACTGAGGTATCggatttctttttgttcttacttCGACAGGGGGCAATTCCTCAGATCCTTCAGAAAACAAAAgatgttttcttctccaaaatagTAAATATGTTAAGAGAAGATGCAGACATCGTTTATGACAGAATCAAGGATATTCCTTGCATCACTTGTCCAAGTAAACCTGAAGGATCTATGTTTGTGATGGTAAGAGAAAAATGGAAGCTTAATTAGCCATTAGCTTGTGATTAGAGCATGTAATCAATATTCTAATGGAGGTCTTTTCCCCCTGTAGGTCAAGCTTCATTTGAACCTTCTAAAAGACATCGAAGATGACTTGGACTTCTGTTTCAAGCTGGCTAAGGAAGaatctttgatgattttacctggtaaaagaaaacaaatctCTTAGAAAGCTAATAAAACTGTCGAGTAGACAGGTTTCCTTACTCGAACAAATGTCTCTTTAGTGGAGGACTATCTTTTCAAATTCCTTTATTTTGGAATGTTTCTCATATGCTTGTAGTCGTTAGAGAATTCGTATTCACGGGTCATAAGTAGATTCTTTTATTACGCCAACAAGCCTTTAATTGCATCCAATTCAGAAAGTTCCCGCGGGACAAACAGAAATCATCCATACATATAAGATCTGTCAGGCTAGTGCTCCCTTCTGGTGATATATAGTTCAGTTCAACCCCTAAAAACTAAGGTATATTCACATGTGAGTATCATTGCAGCTGATGCAAAGGCAGACATTTGTCAAATTTTATTAGACTCCATGAATGTGCCATCTTGTATGAACATGAAATTTGTGTAGGTTTCGTGTTGGTGCATGGATTCGCAGCATGAAAGTAGACTGTCACTCAAAAGAGCAAGTATACACATATGAAGTTTGTGTAGTTCTGTAAGCACAAAAACTGGTGTGATTCTATGTTGTGTAGACATCTGACAATAATTCCTGGTGCAGGTGTTGCTGTGGGACTAAAGAATTGGCTCAGGATCACCTTTGCATGTGAGCCATCATGTCTAGAAGATGGTTTTCAGAGACTAAATGCCTTCTATCAAAGGCATGCCAAAAAACATTAACTTACTATCTGAGAAACAACCTTGATATCTGTTACGGTCCCCTgatatggatcttgttatggacGCTGCAAGATGAATTCACATCTTTTCTTCCTATGACCTATGGTGCCGGTTCATTATGAGAGAACCTGCAATCTCTTGAGTTAAAAGTACTCGAAAACTGGAATAAATTTCTGCTTATCCTTTCATTGAATTCAAATAACTTTGTAAACAATATTGGTGGATATCTCTGCATTATGGATTGGCAATTGTTATCTTCAACTACTGgttgaaaacaaaaataattacttGTATATAACGTGTACTGTAAatttgtattttcattttatttgtacCTATCAaggttaaattttttaattttgtataaataagGAATTCTGATTGTTAAATTCAATCCAAACTGCAGAAGAAATTTTTTGACTAGAAACATTAAATTGTTTTGGCAAAATTCTAGAAATTGCAACATAAAAAACTACACCAGACTAAAGAAATAGACCAAAAATAGAAGATTTGCACTTCAAAAGTTGTACCATACACTTGAAATAGAGCAAAATAaacttaaactgcaaaatctgtACTTGCAGTGTAAGCTCCCAGTAAATACTTTCTATATTTTCAGAGTTAGGCAAATATTCGATGAAGAACGAAAGTGCTCACTTTTGAGAAacttaaaatatcaaaactatTTAAGTGATATCTAAAGAGTAATTGGGAAATGCTAGTAGTTTAGTTGGTTAGTTACATGAACTTCCACCTTGTTGGTGAGAGCTCAATTTCCCACATTATAATTCCCTCCCCCATTCTCCTTCCCCTGCCctcaataaaaaacataaataaaaaaaatctaaagagTAATTTAAACCTACTATAGACATAAATTTTACTTGATATAAGAGTGTTCCTATTGTTTGATATGAATCAGAAAATCCAACAACATATTCAATGTCATCCCATAAATAAGATTTGTGGAAAGTAATGTGAATGCATACTTTACTACTATTGTGTGAAGTAGCAGTATTGTTTCGATAAATCCTCGACTCAACTAATAAATTAGTAAATGTTTTGTAATTCTTTTATGGTTGGTTAGTTATATGAGTTCTTTAATTACATTTATcggaaaacaaacaaaaataaaataattaaaattaatgcCTTCATTAAATTATAAACAAATGAGACGTTAGTTTCTGAAACGAAGTTGGATGGCGAAAATCACTTGTAATAATTGTACCAGTCCATTAATTCAACTGATGAACAATTGCGTTGAGTTTGGCCAGTCGTTTCGCAGAGTGGATTGAAAAgttaatacatgtattagtttaatgtgtattagggattgtttggtagagtgtattagaaaAACTAATGTATGCATTAATTAATGAGCATTagtaatatcttatttggtacaATATTTTTACTATGCATAAATAATATTTGTACTAATTATACACTGTATTTTATATTAAAGtgtgtattaataatatacaccatttttcatgtattagtaatgcaagaCTTTCAACAcatgtattaatttattaaatgacattattacCTCTTAAATTATTTTCCCTCCTTCTTTTCGCACCATATCACACTCCCTTTTCTTTTCCCACCATAAAAATTACTCTCTGTTTTTTCGAAAAAGAAAAGGTTGCTGCATCTTCCTCTTCTTACTGCATcttctccttaatcaatatttgCTTTTCTCATAAGGTTAATAATTCTAGTAAATTTATATTCCCAAATTTGATTTTCATCGTAGGCAAATCCTTATGTCTATAATGTAAATCGTAAAGtctatgaaaaaaatttatcttaCTGGACAGTATTTTGGTCTGTATGCCTTTATAAATATTCCTTGGGGAGAAAAAGAGCTATATAATCTTGAATATAGGCGTAATTTGGTAGAGATTGTGTTGGTAATGCAATTACTGCAGAGCTTGTTCAACGGTATAATCATATCAACGAAAACttgttattttgttataattttttcgGAGCATATTTCCAGAAACTGATTAATTTGCTTTGAACCTACACTTGTTAATGAGTTATCTTGTACTTATATTGGTAAAAATTTAACGATGGTTGAATGGTTATGTGATTAAGGAAAAGGTAATTtggtaaacaaatatttttttacaaaaattatataaatatatattatctttgatacatcaaaccaaacaatgtctAAAAAATAATGGATGTGTGATTAATACCAGCATTACTAATACTTGTATtaataatacaagcattactaataatccttatttagtattattcttatacactttaccaaacgacccttaagtagtatcttatttggtatatctttttacgaggggtcatttggtagagtgtattgaaatgttaatatatgcattagtttaatgtgtattagaagtactttatttgatatatctttttaccctatgtataactaatgcaaatacactctattgtgtattgaggtctgtattactaataccttaaaatccatggcattagtaatgcaatgaatctaatgcatgtattaacatgcttaaagaccttATTGtccctcaaaaaaaatttcacatcctttccaacatatatattgagggtattatgtaaaagatttttttttttttagaaattatgtaattcaagttttttttaatacatcgaatcaaacactgcataagaaaaatacaagcatatctaacacaagcattactaatacaccatagtttgtattatttttatacaatctaccaaacgaccccataTATGTGTATTGAGacgtgtattactaatacatcaaaATCTATGATATTAGTAATGTAATGGATCTAATACATGTATTAACATGCTTAAAAGACattattatccctcaaaaaaaattccgcatccttttcaacatatatattgagggtattatttaaaaaaaaaaaattcttttttagaaattatgtaattcatttatttttaatacatcgaatCAAATACTGCATAGGAAAAATATAAGCATAattaatgcaagcataactaacacaaacattattaatacaagtattactaatacaccatattttgtattattcttgtacactctaccaaacgaccgaGCTTGTTTAGTtatgagaatttttttaaaaaaattattttatattgataaaAATTGTAGTGTTTgttcataaaaattttaaattatattaaaaacttattttctttttttccacaTTAATTTTCTcacaaaaagttattttcatggtcaaatataattccaatttcaaattaatttttttctttttagtttctatGGCCAAACgcttggttagttgagaaaaAGATTTTACAAAAGCCATTCACTAGTATCTTCAGCTCAAAATCATAGAGATATTAATGATGGTGATCAGATAGTTTTTACGCACATCAATTGAATTTACGAGATATTTAGAATAGGAAGAATCACCTAGTAATTTGAACCTAAAAGTTGAAATGAATGATAAAAAAATCTGTTCAAAATGGAAATGGAACTCTATCCCCTGAAGTTTGCTCTTCTTAAATCACTAGTTAATCCTTAACACTTTCTCCTACTTAGAGTATttctttttttcagtttttccTTTTCAAAGTTTGTTTTAGTTGAagttctgattttttttttttaaaaatgaataatatccTAAAGTAGAAACTTGGTCAAATGGGAAACTTAGAGCTCGTTTGGTACGAGGGACAATGGATAATAGTCACGGAATAAAACATTACTAGATTATTTTATTCTGCAATTTGGTTAGGGTCTGCGTACACTCGAGACACCTCACTTTGTGGTAATACACTGGGTATGTAGCTGTTGTTGTTGTGGTTAGGGGTATTAATTAATCTCCTTATTACTTATTTCACTATTTATACTATACTGATGCCAGGATATAGGATAAGTTATCCTATATATACGTTGGTATAACTTATCCATGGATATCCCAATCCATAGGATAAATTTGTTTATCCCATCCCCcataccaaacaaccccttataGTGAAATTGTTATCTAAAGAAGGAAAGAGTGTCGTATAAATTTTAACGGGGTGGAGGTGGGGGTGGGTTCTTGATTGTAGAATTGGGATGGTATACTCTAGTTTTACATGGAGTTGATTTTTAGATTGAGTTTTCCTTCACTTGAGGATTAGACTTTGTGTTGTagcattttactttatgttttgaGACTTTGAACAAGACCATATAGGGTATTTGCATATGCCAGGTTCATTTTGTTGGTGTATGAGGTGGTTTGGGCGGGTTGGAATGTATTCCGCTTAAATAGCCTTTTTGGGAAGGAAATGACTAACTCTAATATGACCAAGTCTTGAACGAAAATATGAGATTGGCCTCGACTAGTATAATTGACATGTCAATCGATATTAGACAAGCATTTTTAGGTTGTAGGATAAGGAAACTGTTATCCGAAAGCAGGAGTTGTAGAACTGGAGAATTCAGATGGTTAAATCAGGAACTCAACAGAGGGGTTTCGAGAATGTAACTTAATTTTGATGGAGAGACAAAAGCGTAAAGTGTTTTTTCATATCATTGTCAATGAATTGTATAAGTACTTGTAGTTGGGTACAGAGGAATAGATTGAATTCAATTCAGTTGCTAACTAATTCTAGGAATGCTACTGTTCACAACTAATTTTCCAGCTAAAACTGGCTAACTGATTTGGCTAACAACTAACTGCTTCGCTGACTTGTCCTGCCGACTCAGCTAACGAGTTTTTCTCAGCACGGTCTTTAGTTTCTAATGCAAGCAATTCAGGAAATATAGCAGGAGCCACTTGAATCATACATAACTGAGACTGGTTACCTGAGATCTTCTCTAGTTTGCCAGCTCCAACAAATGAGATCTGTGTGTTTTCTCCTcttagtattgtattttctgcCTTTGTAC
Coding sequences within:
- the LOC107878342 gene encoding probable aminotransferase TAT2, which translates into the protein MENGTSTTTRKWNFKENEKLVSVSEHTVRSVLNKLSSCIDPDDTRPVIPLGHGDPSAFSCFRTTPIAEDAISDAVRSAKFNGYSSTVGILPARSAVAEYLSQDLPYKLSPDDIYLTSGCGQAIEVLLNALARPNANILLPTPGFPYYEVWAGFTQIEMRHFNLLPEKEWEVDLNEVESLADENTVAMVIINPGNPCGNVYTEQHLKKVAEMARKLGILVISDEVYAHLTFGSKPFVPMGIFGSVAPVVTLGSISKRWIVPGWRLGWLVTNDPNGILKEHGVIDSILGYLNITCDPATFIQGAIPQILQKTKDVFFSKIVNMLREDADIVYDRIKDIPCITCPSKPEGSMFVMVKLHLNLLKDIEDDLDFCFKLAKEESLMILPGVAVGLKNWLRITFACEPSCLEDGFQRLNAFYQRHAKKH